In Nicotiana tabacum cultivar K326 chromosome 17, ASM71507v2, whole genome shotgun sequence, one DNA window encodes the following:
- the LOC107765438 gene encoding MYB-like transcription factor EOBI has protein sequence MDKRTCNSQDVEVRKGPWTMEEDLILINYIANHGDGVWNSLARSAGLKRTGKSCRLRWLNYLRPDVRRGNITPEEQLLIMELHAKWGNKWSKIAKHLPGRTDNEIKNYWRTRIQKYIKQADQSMNIRPSSNSEHNHHQQASTSQASTENNTIETYSPPSYNGNNMGTTNFQANFPAETNENIWSMEDLWSMQLLNDATN, from the exons ATGGATAAAAGAACATGCAATTCTCAAGATGTTGAAGTTAGGAAAGGTCCTTGGACTATGGAAGAAGATTTGATTCTCATCAATTACATAGCTAATCATGGTGATGGTGTTTGGAATTCCCTTGCTCGATCTGCTG GTCTCAAGCGTACTGGAAAaagttgtagactccggtggctAAACTATCTCCGGCCGGATGTTCGGAGGGGAAATATTACACCTGAAGAACAACTCTTGATTATGGAACTGCATGCCAAATGGGGAAATAA GTGGTCAAAAATTGCAAAGCATTTACCAGGAAGAACAGATAATGAGATAAAGAACTACTGGAGGACAAGGATTCAAAAGTACATTAAGCAAGCAGATCAAAGCATGAATATTAGACCATCATCAAATTCTGAGCACAACCATCATCAGCAAGCAAGCACAAGCCAAGCTTCTACTGAAAATAATACCATTGAAACCTACTCTCCACCATCTTACAATGGAAATAATATGGGCACTACTAATTTTCAGGCCAATTTTCCAGCTGAAACAAATGAAAATATTTGGAGCATGGAGGACCTTTGGTCCATGCAATTGCTTAATGATGCAACCAACTAA